A genomic segment from Salmo trutta chromosome 38, fSalTru1.1, whole genome shotgun sequence encodes:
- the LOC115178623 gene encoding gastrula zinc finger protein XlCGF57.1-like, which translates to MGVANRDEEAQKTGDLINTSKYREIPDSHSDGRKSPSAEPDPETPKPARRHHWSQCKKSFKWLWNLKRHDRTDTGKKTSQCSQCGKSFTRLANLKRHERIHTGEKPFQCSQCGKSFTRLGSLKEHKIIHTGEKPFQCSRCEKGFRWLGNLKKHERTHTGEKPFQCSQCGKGFTQLGSLKEHERIHTGETSYHCSLCGKDFTKLRNLIKHTELHTGEKPFQCSQCGKGFTRLGNLKDHKRIHTGEKPFQCSQCGKSFTRLRSLNEHKLVHSGEKRFQCSQCGKGFTLLGSLKKHERTHTGEKPFQCSHCGKSFTQLGSLKVHERAHTGERSYHCSLCGKNFTKLGNLKKHKQLHTGEKPFQCSQCGKGFTRLGNLKDHKRVHTGEKPFQCSQCGKNFTWLGNLKKHERTHTGEKPFQCSKCGNSFKRLGSLKEHERIHTWETAYHCSLCGKNFTKLGNLTKHEKLHTGKKPFQCTQCGKGFTRLGNLKDHKRTHTREKPFQCSQCGKGFTQIGNLKRHEKIHTGEKSFHCPQCGKDFTQLVNLKRHEKTHTVLTPGVGTSSENRTENRVRTKKMKKQKPNRERK; encoded by the exons ATGGGAGTGGCCAACAG ggacgaagaagcacagaagactggagatctgattaacaccagtaaataca gagagataccagactctcactctgacggcaggaagagtccttcagcggaaccagacccagagacgcccAAACCAGCGAGACGACACCACTGGTCCCAGTGTAAAAAGAGTTTTAAGTGGTTATGGAACCTGAAAAGGCACGATAGAACAGACACAGGAAAGAAGACTTCACAATGTtcccaatgtgggaagagttttacacgGTTAGcgaacctgaaaaggcatgagagaatacacacaggagagaaaccgttccaatgctcccaatgtggaaagagtttcacaCGGTTAGGGAGCTTGAAAGAACATAaaataatacacacaggagagaagcctttccaatgctcccggTGTGAAAAGGGCTTTAGGtggttagggaacctgaaaaagcatgagagaacacacacaggagagaaaccgttccaatgctcccagtgtgggaagGGTTTTACACAGTTAGGGAGCTTGAAGGAGCATGAAaggatacacacaggggagacatCTTACCattgctccctgtgtggaaaggaTTTTACCAAGTTAAGGAACCTGATAAAACATACAGaattacacacaggagagaagcctttccaatgctcccagtgtgggaagGGTTTTACACGGTTAGGGAATCTGAAGGACCAtaaaagaatacacacaggggaaaagcctttccaatgctcccagtgtgggaagagttttacaaggTTACGGAGCCTGAACGAACATAAATTAGTACACTCAGGAGAGAAAcgtttccaatgttcccagtgtggaaagggttttaccctgttagggagcctgaaaaagcatgagagaacacacacaggagaaaagccgttccaatgctcccactgtggaaagagttttacgcAGTTAGGGAGCTTGAAGGTGCATGAAAGGGCACACACAGGGGAGAGATCTTACCATTGCTCTCtgtgtggaaagaattttaccaagttagggaacctaaaaaaacataaacaattacacacaggagagaaacctttccaatgctcccagtgtgggaagGGTTTTACACGGTTAGGGAACCTGAAGGATCATAaaagagtacacacaggagagaagccattccaatgttcccagtgtggaaagaattttacgtggttagggaacctgaaaaagcatgagagaacacacacaggagagaagcctttccaatgttccaaGTGTGGAAATAGTTTTAAAAGGTTAGGGAGCTTGAAGGAGCATGAAAGGATACACACATGGGAGACAGCTTACCATTGCTCTCtgtgtggaaagaattttaccaagttagggaacctaaCAAAACATGAAAAATTACACACAGGAAAGAAGCCTTTCCAATGCAcccagtgtggaaagggttttacacgGTTAGGGAATCTGAAGGACCATaaaagaacacacacaagagagaaacctttccaatgctcccaatgtggaaagggttttacccaGATAGggaacctgaaaaggcatgagaaaatacacacaggagagaagtctTTCCATTGTCCGCAGTGTGGAAAGGATTTTACCCAATTAGtgaacctgaaaaggcatgagaaaacacacacagttttAACCCCAGGAGTTGGAACCAGTTCAGAAAACAGAACAGAAAACCGCGTAAGaacaaaaaaaatgaagaaaCAGAAACCGAACCGGGAAAGAAAGTGA